The following are encoded in a window of Acipenser ruthenus chromosome 26, fAciRut3.2 maternal haplotype, whole genome shotgun sequence genomic DNA:
- the LOC117430179 gene encoding homeobox protein CDX-1-like, with product MYVGYLLDKEVGMYHQGPVRRSGINMPAQNFVSTPQYSEYTGYHHVPNMDSHAQSSGTWGSPYATPREDWNAYGLGPSNALPTPMSSSSPAQVAYCSPDYNSMHPAGSGVLPPPPENITVGPPSPDSERHHSYDWMRKTVQSSSTGKTRTKEKYRVVYTDHQRLELEKEFHYNRYITIRRKSELASNLGLSERQVKIWFQNRRAKERKIIKKKMGLSDGSGGSVHSDPGSVSPLPLPGSLSPGINAHIFPPPGMNTLPPIGNLQQVTVTL from the exons ATGTACGTGGGATACCTTCTGGATAAAGAAGTCGGCATGTATCACCAAGGACCTGTAAGACGTTCCGGCATCAACATGCCAGCTCAAAACTTTGTATCAACTCCACAGTACTCCGAGTATACAGGATATCATCATGTGCCCAATATGGACAGTCACGCACAATCTTCAGGGACTTGGGGCTCTCCATATGCAACGCCGAGGGAAGACTGGAATGCCTATGGTCTAGGACCTTCAAACGCGTTACCTACCCCCATGAGTAGCTCATCGCCCGCACAAGTGGCTTACTGCTCCCCTGATTATAACTCAATGCACCCGGCAGGATCTGGAGTCTTACCGCCACCCCCGGAAAATATTACAGTGGGACCACCGTCCCCTGACAGTGAACGACACCATTCGTATGACTGGATGAGGAAAACTGTACAGTCATCTTCAACCG GTAAAACAAGAACGAAAGAGAAATACCGGGTGGTATATACGGATCACCAGAGGCTCGAGCTCGAGAAAGAATTCCACTACAACAGATACATCACAATCAGAAGGAAATCCGAACTGGCGTCGAACCTCGGGCTTTCAGAGAGACAG gtgaaaATCTGGTTTCAAAATCGCCGAGCCAAAGAGAGGAAGATTATTAAAAAGAAGATGGGTCTTTCTGACGGCAGCGGGGGCTCCGTGCACAGTGACCCGGGGTCCGTGAGCCCTCTCCCGCTACCAGGCTCTCTCAGTCCCGGTATCAACGCCCATATCTTCCCTCCACCCGGAATGAACACTTTACCGCCAATTGGGAATTTACAGCAAGTTACAGTCACCCTGTAA
- the LOC131701761 gene encoding cysteine-rich hydrophobic domain-containing protein 2-like, translating into MSVLLPNMADFDTIYELDEEDERVVSEEQLVRFCPEPVIMRGAGHITVFGLSNKFDTECPSVLTGKVASEEFKTSIGRVNACLKKNLPVNVKWLLCGCLCCCCTLGCSLWPVICLNKRTRRSLQKLLEWENNRLYHKLGLHWKLSKRKCESSNMMEYVILIEFLPKYPIFRPD; encoded by the exons ATGAGCGTCCTGCTGCCCAACATGGCGGATTTCGACACCATCTATGAACTGGACGAAGAGGATGAGAGGGTGGTCAGCGAGGAGCAGCTCGTTAGATTCTGCCCGGAGCCGGTTATCATGCGGGGAGCCGGACACATCACGGT ATTTGGTCTGAGCAACAAATTTGATACAGAGTGTCCTTCAGTTCTCACTGGAAAG GTTGCTTCAGAAGAATTCAAGACGAGTATCGGTCGCGTCAATGCCTGCTTGAAGAAGAATCTccctgtaaatgtaaaatggttGCTCTGTGGCTGCCTTTGTTGCTGTTGCACACTGGGCTGCAGTTTGTGGCCTGTTATTTGTCTTAACAAAAGA acaAGAAGATCACTTCAGAAGTTGTTAGAATGGGAAAATAACAGATTGTACCATAAG CTTGGGCTGCACTGGAAGTTAAGTAAAAGGAAATGTGAAAGCAGTAACATGATGGAAtat gtaattcTTATAGAATTCTTGCCCAAATATCCTATATTTCGACCTGACTGA
- the LOC131701760 gene encoding ligand of Numb protein X 2-like has translation MTEQRSQALKTLSQLCAECGQSHMVPENHLYDYQDEVDDELSCLICLQPLLCPMDTPCGHTYCFQCLDNFLREQDFCPVDRQKLYLRQCRRSSLLVRNLLDKLSVLCPFQKDCGLKMQRCELEPHLRNRCPGIKKLRDEAERRKRPHWTEMKAVRAGGELSAEAAPALPAPGLAAGSSTPGASRSTRQPGVVNPAFEESEDDSHQRSSLVAETNVVELRRDNPEEGLGIRIVGGKDTPLGNIVIQEILRDSLAARDGRLAPGDHILEVNDINMANVPHSRAIAVLRQPCPVVCLTVMQEKGFSPRSSPPEPTPPQGRVIQVTLIKRDSSEPLGIKLVRKPAETGVFILDLLPGGLAAKDGKLRDDDKVLAINGNNLRHGTPETAAQIIQSSETRVNFVVMRQGEEPGRETPEEGGSSGEGSNRSQRRPEPQHCRRRSAFQKDPPAGFSSQEKAVTLKKEPRTSLGITISGGRDSRNRLPVHITSVQPVGCLYHDGRIKAGDVLLSINGVDLTQLTYGEAVSALKAHAAQSAVHLRVIETATEQPGDEEEEEMEEQQAEAGREEDGNWSPLWTMWLGLPSHLHWCREIDLQKTTNESWGFSIVGGFEESQGHQPFFIKTIVPGTPAYFDARLKCGDEIVAVNGESTGGMNNSSLIPKMKLQKNKVSLTVVSWPGSLI, from the exons ATGACGGAGCAGAGGAGCCAGGCCCTGAAGACACTCAGCCAGCTCTGTGCGGAGTGTGGGCAGAGTCACATGGTCCCTGAGAACCACCTGTATGACTACCAGGACGAGGTGGATGACGAGCTGTCCTGCCTCATCTGCCTGCAGCCCTTGCTGTGCCCCATGGACACTCCCTGCGGGCACACGTACTGCTTCCAGTGCTTGGACAATTTCCTGAGGGAGCAGGACTTTTGCCCTGTGGACCGGCAGAAGCTCTACCTGCGGCAATGCCGGCGGTCCAGCCTGCTGGTCAGGAACCTGCTGGACAAGCTGTCGGTGCTCTGCCCCTTTCAGAAGGACTGCGGGCTGAAGATGCAGCGGTGTGAGCTGGAGCCTCACCTCCGGAACAG gtgCCCAGGCATTAAGAAACTGCGAGACGAagcagagaggaggaagaggCCCCACTGGACCGAGATGAAGGCGGTCCGGGCTGGGGGGGAGCTGTCTGCGGAGGCTGCTCCAGCACTGCCTGCCCCTGGCCTGGCTGCAGGGAGCTCCACCCCAGGGGCGTCCCGGAGCACCCGCCAGCCAGGAGTGGTGAACCCAGCATTCGAGGAGAGCGAGGACG ACTCTCACCAGCGGTCGAGCCTTGTGGCAGAAACGAATGTGGTTGAGCTCCGTCGGGATAACCCAGAGGAGGGGCTGGGGATCCGGATCGTGGGGGGCAAGGACACCCCTCTTGGGAACATCGTGATTCAGGAGATCCTGAGGGACTCCCTGGCTGCCCGAGACGGAAGACTGGCCCCTGGAGATCACATCCTGGAG GTGAATGACATCAACATGGCTAACGTGCCTCACAGCCGGGCTATAGCAGTGCTACGGCAGCCCTGCCCCGTGGTCTGCCTGACAGTGATGCAGGAGAAGGGCTTCTCCCCACGGAGCTCCCCGCCGGAGCCGACTCCTCCCCAGGGAAGGGTGATCCAGGTGACGCTGATCAAGAGGGACAGCTCGGAGCCGCTGGGGATCAAGCTGGTCCGCAAGCCTGCTGAGACCGGGGTCTTCATCCTGGACCTGCTGCCGGGGGGCCTGGCCGCCAAGGACGGCAAGCTTCGGGACGATGACAAGGTGCTGGCCATCAACGGGAACAACCTGAGGCACGGGACCCCTGAGACCGCCGCACAGATCATCCAG TCCAGCGAGACGAGGGTGAACTTCGTGGTGATGAGGCAGGGGGAGGAGCCCGGGAGAGAGACCCCTGAGGAGGGAGGATCGAGCGGCGAGGGATCCAACCGCTCCCAGAGGAGACCCGAGCCGCAGCACTGCCGTCGCCGCTCCGCCTTCCAGAAG GACCCCCCAGCTGGTTTCTCCAGTCAGGAGAAGGCGGTGACTTTGAAGAAGGAGCCCCGCACGTCTCTGGGCATCACGATCTCAGGGGGACGGGACAGCAGGAACAGGCTGCCTGTCCACATCACCAGCGTGCAGCCTGTGGGATGCCTGTACCACGATGGCAGGATTAAAGCAG GGGACGTGCTGCTGAGCATTAATGGGGTGGATCTGACCCAGCTGACCTATGGAGAAGCCGTCTCGGCGCTGAAGGCCCACGCTGCCCAGTCCGCAGTGCATCTCCGGGTGATAGAGACCGCGACAGAGCAGCCGggggatgaggaggaggaggagatggaagagcagcaggcagaggcaggcagggaggaggATGGGAACTGGTCCCCGCTGTGGACCATGTGGCTGGGGTTACCTAG CCATCTCCACTGGTGCCGTGAAATAGACCTGCAGAAGACCACCAATGAGAGCTGGGGCTTCAGTATCGTGGGCGGGTTTGAGGAAAGCCAGGGACACCAGCCCTTTTTTATCAAGACCATTGTTCCTGGAACGCCAGCTTACTTTGACGCACGGCTGAA GTGCGGTGATGAGATAGTAGCAGTGAATGGAGAAAGCACAGGAGGAATGAACAACTCCTCTCTGATCCCGAAGATGAAGCTGCAGAAGAACAAAGTCTCTCTCACGGTGGTGTCCTGGCCAGGGAGTCTGATCTAG